The Bradyrhizobium sp. B097 genome contains the following window.
GGTAGCTATCTGCGCAATGCCGGGATTCCGACCTACGGCCATTCCGGACTGGGATCCGATGTCGATGACAACCGGGCTCACGGCAAGGACGAGCGCGTGCTCGTCAAATCGTTCTACGAAGGCGAGGAGTACCTCTATCGCCTGGTCAAGATGCTCGCCGGCGGGAAATGATGGCTGACGGAAAGACAAAGATGCGGGTTGCGGTCGCCGGCCTCGGCGCGATCGGTACCGACGTCGTCAAGGCGCTCGATCAGGGCATCGAGGGCCTGACGCTGGTTGCGGTGTCGGCGAACAGCCCGGACAGGCACCGCGGCTGGATCGAAGGTCTCAAATCTGCGCCGAAGCTGGTGCCGATCGAGCAGCTGGCCGAGGTCGCCGACATCGTGGTCGAGTGTGCACCGAGCAGACTGGTGCGCGCGATCGTGGCGCCGGTGGTCGCGCGCGGCAAGACCGCGATCGTGCTCAGCGTCGGCGCGCTGTTGCAGAACGAGGACCTGGTCGACCTCGCCAAAGCGCACGGCGGCCAGATCATCGTGCCGACCGGCGCGCTGATCGGGCTCGATGCGGTGACTGCGGCCGCGGTCGGGACCATCCATTCGGCAAGGCTGGTGACGCGGAAGCCGGTCGCGGGCCTCGTCGGCGCGCCGCATCTGGTTGAGAACAACATCCGGATCGACGACATCACCGAGCCGCTGCGCGTCTTCGAGGGCAGCGCGCGCGACGCGGCGAAGGGCTTTCCGGCCAATCTCAACGTCGCGGTGGCGCTGTCGCTCGCCGGCATCGGGCCCGATCGCACAAGGGTCGAGATCTGGGCCGACCCGACGGTGACGCGCAACACCCACCGGATCGAGGTCGATTCCGATTCCGCGCGGTTCTCGATGATGATCGAGAACATCCCCTCGGACAATCCGAAGACCGGCCGCATCACGGCGCTGTCGGTGATCGCCTGCCTGCGCAAGCTGCGCGCGTCGTTGCGGATCGGCACGTGATGCACATCCAGCCCGACGATCTGCTGCTGATCATCGACGTGCAGAACGATTTCTGCCCCGGCGGCGCGCTGGCGGTCGCCGACGGCGACGCCGTCGTGCCCGTCGTCAACCGGCTCGCCGGGCGCTTCGATCACGTCGTGCTGACCCAGGACTGGCATCCGGCGGGCCACAGCTCGTTTGCGACCTCGCATCCAGGCGCGGCGCCGTTCTCCTCGATCAGCATGCCCTATGGGCCGCAGACGCTTTGGCCGAATCATTGCATCCAGGGCACCGCGGGCGCCGCGTTTCATCCCGACCTCGTAACCGACCGCGCCGAGCTCGTGATCCGCAAGGGGTTCCGGGCCGCGATCGATTCCTATTCGGCGTTCTTCGAGAACGACCTGACAACGCCGACCGGGCTCGCCGGATATCTGCGCGAGCGTGGCCTCAAGCGCGTCGTGATGGCCGGGCTCGCGACGGATTTTTGCGTGCAGTATTCGGCGCTCGACGCGCGGCGGCTCGGCTTCGAGACCGCGGTCGTGCTGCCGGGCTGCCGCGCCATCGATCTCGGCGGCTCGCTTGCTGCCGCCACACTGGCGATGCGCGAGGCCGGCGTGGCGCTTGTTGAGGAGATTCCCTGAGCGCGGCCAAGCCGGGGCAAAAACCATTGTTTTGACTGGCCTTTTGTTCTAATCCCCAGCCGTTGATGATCACGCGCAGCGGAGCTTTCGTGTCGGGACAGGTTTTGCGGATAGGGACGCGCAAGAGCGCGATGGCGCTCGCGCAGACGGACGAGGTCGCGCGGCTGCTGCGCGCCTCGGCGGACGACCTTGCCGTCGAAATCGTCAAGTTCGAGACTCGCGGCGACCAGGACCAGACCAGCAAGCTGTTGCGCCACGGCGGCAAGGGCGGTGCCTTCGTCGCCGAGATCCGCGAAGCCATGCGTGCCGGCACGCTGCAGGCGGCAATGCATTCGCTGAAGGACGTGCCGGGCAATGAGGAGACGCCGGGTCTCGTCCTCGCCGCGATGCTGGCGCGCGATGCCGCCAATGACAGCCTCGTGTTGCGGCCGGGCCTGACGCTGGATGCGTTTCGCGCCTCGCGTGGCAAGGGCTTCATGATCGGCACCAATGCCGTGCGCCGTGCCGCCTATCTGCGGAGGCTGTTTCCGGAGGCGACGGTCATTCATTTCCGCGGTGCCGCCGACACGCGAATTGCAAAACTCGATCGCGGCGCCAAGCAGCGGCTGCCCGATGGCGGCGAGGTGGGGCCGGCGGATGCGCTGGTGATGGCGCGTTCCGGCCTCGAGCGCATCGGCATGACCGCGCGCATCGCGCATGATTTCTCCGTCGACGAGATGCTGCCGGCGGTTGGCCAGGGCATCGTAGCGGTCGAATGCGTCGCGACCGACTGGGCGACCCGGGCGCGGCTTGCCGGGATCGACAACGCGCCGTCGCGCCTTGCGGCCGAGGCCGAGCGCGAGGTGCTGTGGGTGCTCAACGGCCATTGCAATTCACCGATCGCCGGCCACGCCACGATCGCGGGACGCGAGATGACGCTGCGCGCCTCGGTGCTCGACGAGGCCGGTGCCGGCTTCATCGAGGTGACGCGGCGCGGACCGGCGGACCGGCCGCGCGAGCTCGGCCGCGCCGTCGGGATGGAGCTGCTCGCGAAGGGCGCCGCCGAGATCATCGCCCGCACCCGGGTGGACGAGTAGCGTCCGCCGTCGTCGCGATCGATTGCTCAGGCAATGTCGGCGAAATCGCCGTGCCGGCCCTTGCCCGCCGCGAAGCGACGTGCGCCGGCCTCGGTCTCGCCGCTCGCAACCGTCGCAAGCCCGAGACGGAATTCGTTCAGCGTGGCCTGGTCCCAGCCGAGCTCCCATTGCTCGATCGCGGAGAGCCGGTCGCTGCGCAACGCCGCCTGCGGCAGGCGGCACAGATCATGGGCGAGGCTGCGCGCCTCGGTGAGCGCCGTGCCGGGTGCGACCACGCGGTTGGCGAGCCCGATCCGTCCGGCCTCTTCGCCGGAGACGCCGCGTCCGGTGAGGATCATGTCCATCGCGCGGCTGTGCCCGATCAGCCGCGGCAGGCGCACGGTGCCGAGATCCATCAACGGCACGCCGAAGCGCCGGCAATAGACGCCGAAGGTGGCATCGCGAGCCGCGACCCGGAGATCGCACCAGATCGCAAGCTCAAGCCCGCCCGCCACGGCGGGTCCCTCGACTGCGGCGATCACCGGCTTCGACAGCTTCATCCGCGTCGGGCCCATCGGGCCGTCGCCGTTCTCGACACGGTGACCGCGATGACCGGCCGCGGTCCGCTTCAGGTCGAAGCCGGCGCAGAATGCGCCGCCCGCGCCGGTCAGGATTGCGACCGACAGCGACGGGTCGCGATCGAAGGTGCGAAACGCCTGTGCCAGGCCCTGCGCGGTCTCCGGATTGACCGCGTTGCGCGCCTCGTCATAGCGATCGATGGTCACGATCGCGATGGCCTGCTCGGTTCGGTATTTGACGGTCGGGTGGTCCAGCATGCTCGGTCCTCGATACGCAATGTTGGAGCGGATCAGCGTGCGCTTGCACGGGCCTCGATGATCGCAGCCAGGTTCTGGTGAAAATGCCTGATCGCGCCTTCGAACAGACCGAAAGTGAAGTGGGCATTCGCCCGGGTGGCGAGCCCGCGCTGCGCGGCGCAGGCCATCTCGCGATCTTCGGCCGCGCCAGCGGTGACGAAGTCGCGTCCCTGGGCGACCGCGGCACGGCCGTCTTCTGCGGCGATCTGGTTCGACAGCGTGTAGGTGACGAGCCGGGTGCGGTCCGCGGCGAGCGGCTCGAGCACCGTCATCAACCGGTTGGTCGGGAAGGTCGACAGCATCACGTTCGGAAACAGGTGATAGACGTGCGTCAACATGCCGGTCGTCTTGCGCTCGCCCGGCGGCACGTTGCGCAGTTTCTCGATGCGCCGATAGGGGAAGCTGATCCGGCTGTTGCGGCCGAACGATTCGATCACGTTGAGATTGTCGTATTGCAGCGGATAGAACGTATCCTGATGCGTTGATCGGATGTGGTAGCCTTCGAGGAATCCTTCAGCGACAATCTTCCAATTGGCCTCGACCTCCTGCGTCGTAGTCGCGTAGAGCTTCCAGTCGTCGCCGAACAGCGTCGGCATGCCGCCGGCGTCCGACGTTGCAGCGGGATCGTCCTGCGAGACGAACACCAGGCCGTCGCGCTCGATGCAGGTGAGCGGCACGAGGCCATGCGTGCTCTTGTCGAGGCCGGGAAAGCCGTATTCATCGGGGATGCCCCTGAGCCGGCCGTCGAGGCCGTAGGTCCAGCCGTGATAACGGCAGGTCAGCGCCTTCCGGCAGCCGGCGCCGTCGACGAGCTGCACGCCGCGGTGGCGGCATGCATTGCGGAAGGCGCGCGCGACGCCATCCGCGCCGCGGATCGCGACAACGGGCGTCAACGCCGCATCGCGCGCGACATAGGCGCCGATCTCGGTGAGCGCGGCGGACGGGCAGAACGGCGTCAGCGTACGGCGGAATACATGTTCGATCTCGGCCGCGAAGCGATCCTGCGACAGATAATGCGCGACGGGTTCTTGCCAGACGCCGTCGCTGAGATCGGTCGATTTGGCGTCGATATGCCTGAGGATACGGTCGACGATGGATGCTTCGTCCGCGAGCTGTATCGTCATCGCCGTCCTCCCGCTCGGTTGACCGGGCTTGCCGCCGGTCCGTTTCGAGGGACAGGATTTCGTATTGCGCCTCGCGCGACAAGCGAAACGAACCGGGTTCGGATGAATGTCATTCATCCGAACTTACTTTTCGCGCGACATCGACGGTGGCCGGCCGCTAGGATCGGCTGATGAGCAGGAACAACCCGGGGCCGGGGCGCCGGCGACCATTGCGGGGGAGGGACGACCTCGCCGCAGCGAGCCTTCGGCCGGCGCATTTGCTGGCACTGCAGGCGTTTGATGTCGCGGTCAGGCTCGGCAGCTTCAAGGAGGCTGCCGACGTGCTCAACGTCAGCGCCTCGGCAATCAGCCACCGTATCCGCAATCTCGAAGTCCATCTCGGCGTTGCGCTGTTTCACCGCGCCCATCGCGTGGTTCGACCGACCCATGCCGGCGAGAAGCTGGCCGCTGCGACCGGTCGCGCCTTCGCGCTGCTGGCACAGGCGGAGTCGGCAGTCGAGGCGGCTGGCCAGCACCGGCTGCGGCTGAAGGTGCTGCCGCAATTCGCGTCGGCCTGGCTGATCCCGCGGCTGTCCTCGTTCCTCACCCAGCATTCCGGGATCGATCTCGCGATCGAGACCTCGAACCGCAATGTCGATTTCGACACCGAGACATTCGATGCCGGCATCAGCTTCGGCCCCGACAAGCCCGAAGGCGTCGTCGCAAATCGCCTGATGGAGGTGAGGACCGTTCCGGTCGGTGCGCCGGCGCTGGCGCGGCGGTTGAAGCTGCGCACCGCAGGCGACCTCGGCCGCGCCGCCCTGATCCATGTGACGACATTCCCCGCAGCCTGGCCACTCTGGTTCAGGCATGCCGGCGAGCCTGTGCCGTTCGCCACGCGCGCGATCTCGGTCGACAGCTTTGTGGCCGCGCTGCAGGCTGCCGAACGCGGCGCGGGCGTCGCGCTCGCGCTCGAACCCTTCATCGCCGAAAGTGAGCGCCGCGGTACGATCCGCCGGCTCTTGCCGGTCGGTCATGTCACCGGTAGCTATTGGCTGGTTCATCCGCCGGGCGCGCAGCGCAATCGCGCGCTGCAGACATTCAAGAAATGGCTGTTGGCCGAGCTCGCGAAGCCCGATTAGCGCTTCGGTTCTGATTCAATCAGCACCGAAGCTCTCTTATTTTGACGCGTTTTCTTCACGCGAACCGGTGTCCACTTCGCTCGAAAACGCTCTCGCTCGCAACGGCCAGCTGCCGATGATTCGGAAGCGAGAAGCTGGATCCGCTTGCTTGAACAGCGCGACGCGGTCGATCGCCAGCCGCGCAAGCTCGATCGCCGCGAACCGCTCACGCAGCCGCGCCACGATCGGGCCCCGCCGCTCGTCGCTCAATCGCCCGGTCAGCGTCATGTGGAAGCGGAATTCCTCCATGACGTAAGGGTAGCCCCAGCGGTCGAGATAGTCGCGCTGGCGCTCCGTGAGCCGCTCGGGCTTGCGCCGCGTGCGATCGTCCGGCGTCAGCGGCGCACGGAAGATGTCGAATTCGGTGACGCAATCGGCGGCGAGCTGTTGCAGATCATCGGAGCGGCTCGCCGGGATCACGGCGATGAAGCCGCTGATGGCATCGACAACAGGTTCGATCATCGGAATGCGCCGCGCGCGGCCGGCGAACGCAGCGCAGGCGTCGAGGAGCTCGGACTCGTTCCTGTCGTCAGCGAGCGAGGTCGGCGCCTTCAGCGTGGCGTGGAAGCCGTATTTGCGCGGATCCTCCGTCACCTCGCGCCAGTCGGGCGCAACGCCATTGGGAAACGGCAGGTCGTCGCCTGACACGGCATCGTAGCCGAGCAGAGCCGAACCGAAGCGGTGCAGGGCGCTGTCGGGTGACGGCGCATAGTAGATCGCGTAGCGCGGAGTGTTGGCCATGGCGGCAGAATAAGTCCTGACTATGCTGCCGCAACCGTTTTGCGCGGCGCGAGCGAATGAACGAGGCAGCCCGGGTCCGCGAGATGCACCAACCGTCCGGCCGCGATCACGGCGACGATGCGTGGCCGCAACGGCACCTTGTCGTCGACGACGATGATGTCGGCGCGGCGGCCGGCGGCGAGCACGCCGCGATCGGCGAGCCCTGCCGCGCGTGCCGGCGCCGATGCGATCAGGTCCCAGGCCTTGGCGAGCGGCAGGATGCCATCGGCGGCGAGGCGGAACGCCGCGAGCAGCTGCGCCGGATAATAATAGTCCGACGCCAGCACCGAGCAGAGGCCCTGTGCGATCATGTCGGATGCCTTGGTCCAGCCGGTGTGGCTGCCGCCGCGCACCACATTGGGCGCGCCGAACACGATGAAGTCGCCGGCAGCGGCGGCGTCGCGCGCGGTCTCCTCATTGACGGGGAATTCGGCGATCGTGGCACCGAGCGCGCGAAACTCCTGGCGCATCGCCGGGGTGTTGTCGTCATGCGAGAGCATGCGGATGTTTGCCGCACGTGCAGCGGCAGCCAGCCGCGCGATCGACGCCGGCACCTCGGGACGGCGCGCCACGATCCGATCGAGCATGTCGTTGACGGCTTCGAGCGAGAGCCCGGTGCGTTCGGCCAGCTGGTTGCGCTTCTTCGGCTTGACGTTGCTGTGGTCGTTGAAGGCGAACAGGTCGATGCGGCCTTCGGTGAGCCATTTAATGATCTCGGCTTCGGCTTCGAGATTGTGGGTCTCGTGACGCAGGTGGAAGCGCGTATCGGCGGCGAGTTGCGGCCGCAGCGCCTCGATCGCATCGAGCAGCTTGCGCGCGTTCTCCGCGCTGCGCAGGCCGGGCTCCCACGACCAGGTCGTGCCATGGAACACGGTGGTGATGCCGTTGGCGATCGCCTGCCGGTCGCTGTCAACAAGCGCCACGTCGGTCGGGAAGTCGACGCCGGGGCGCGGCATCATCTGCCGCTCGAACGCATCGCCGTGCAGATCGATGATACCGGGCAGCACCAGCAGGCCGCCGGCATTGATGTGGAGCGCGGCGCGGCTCTGTTCGGCGTCGAGCGCGCCGATGTCGCGGCCTGAGGTCCGCAGCGAGGTCTCGATCAGGGCACCGTCAACCAGCGCGCGTCCGCCCTCGATGAAAATGTCCGTCACGACACGGTGCTCCGTTATTGATTCTGTGATTGGGATACGGCCTCGGCCTCATACTTGTCGAGAAATTCCTCGACCGCGAGCGTGCGAAAGTCGGGCAGCACACGACGAAGTGTTTCGTGATCCCAGTCCCACCACGCGAGTGCTGTCAGGCGATCCGCTGCTGTCTCGGAGAAACGCCGTTTCACCGGCCGCGCCGGATTACCGGCAACGATGGTGTAGGCCGGCACATCCTTGGTCACGATCGCGCCTGCAGCGACGACAGCGCCGGTTCCGACGTTCCGGCCCGGCAACAGGATCGCACCGTGACCGATCCAGACGTCATGGCCGATATGCACGTGATGCGCACGTCGCCAGTTGAAGAAGTCGGTGTCGTCGCTCTCGCCGGGAAAATAGGCGCTGGCGCGGTAGGTGAAATGTGCCTGGGTCGCGCGATGCATCGGGTGGTTGCCGGGATTGATGCGGGTCATCGCCGCGATCGAGCAGAACTTGCCGATCGAGGTGTAGGTGATCTGGCTGTCGTTCACGACGTAGGAATAGTCATCCATGCTGACTTCAAGCAGGATCGTGCGCGCGCCGACCTCGGTATATTTGCCGAGCTTGCTCTCGCGCACCGACGCAGTCGGGTCGATCGTCGGCACAACCGAGAGTGTTTTTCCGACCATCAGGGCCTCCGCAAATCTTGTAAATCTTTGGGCTTCCGGGGGATGCGGGCTCGTCATCGGGACGCTTGATGACAACATCATGACGTTGCGATGACGGCAAGGGAGCGGCAAGGGATGGGTGTGGACGATCGCCGCACTGCAACGTCACGTCACATAACTGTTAAACACCGGGGATAGCGATGGCTCAACGCGGCGCGGTTGGAGCATTACATGCTGGTGGTGGAAGGTTTGACGTGCCGGTTCGGCACAAAAGCCGCAGTCGACAATGCGTCTTTTTCGATCGCGCCGGGCAGCTTTGTCGGCGTGATCGGCCGCTCCGGTGCTGGCAAGTCGACCTTGCTGCGGATGATCAACCGTCTCGCCGATCCGACCTCCGGCCGTATCCTGTTCGAAGGTACCGATGTGACCGCGCTGCGCGGCAAGGCGCTGCGGCAGTGGCGGGCGCGCTCGGCGATGATCTTCCAGCAATTCAATCTCGTCGGCCGCCTCGACGTGCTGACCAACGTGCTGATGGGCCGGCTTGCCCAGATCCCGTCCTGGCGCTCGCTGGCGCAGGTCTGGCCTGAGCAGGACAGGGCGCTTGCACTGTCCGCGCTCGAGCAGTTCGACATCGCCCAGCTCGCGGCGCAGCGCGCCGATCAGCTCTCCGGCGGCCAGCAGCAGCGGGTCGCGATTGCCCGCGCGCTGGTGCAGGAGCCAGACATCATCCTTGCCGACGAGCCGATCGCTTCGCTCGATCCGCGCAACACCAAGATCGTGATGGATGCGCTGCTGCGCATCAACAAGCATTTCGGCATCACGGTGCTCTGTAACCTGCACTCGCTCGACCTCGCGCGAAGCTATTGCGACCGCCTGATCGGCATGGCGGCGGGGCGCGTGGTGTTCGACGGCGCCCCCGCAGCGCTGACCGACCATATTGCCCGCGAGCTCTACGACCTCGAGGCCAATGACGTCATGGGCGCGGCCCCGATGCCCGCGCCCGATGGCGCAACTGCTCCGGCGCTCGGCACCGCTGCCGCGGCCTGAGCGTCGCATTATCGAAAATCAGGGCAACCGGGCATTTCGTCCGGCCAACAGGCGTAACTACCAAAGAGGGGTAACATGATCACTCGTCGCATCATTCTGGCCGGCGCCGCCGCGCTGGCATTCGCTGGCTCGGCTTCGGCCGAGGACTGGAAGGCCAAGTATCCGGAGATCACCTTCGCGGTGATCCCCGCCGAAAACGGCTCCGGCGTCACCGAGCGCTACGGTCCGCTCACCGAATATCTGTCGAAGGAACTCGGCATCAAGGTGAACCTGCGCGTCGCCAACGACTACGCAGCCGTCATCGAGGGCCAGCGCGCCGGTAACATCCAGATCGGCTACTACGGCCCGGCGTCGTTCGCCCGCGCCCGCCTCACCGGCGTCAAGACCGACGCGTTCGTGATCGACGTCAACGCCGATGGCTCGAAGGGCTATTATTCGGTGTTCTACGTGCTCGCCAAGAGCCCGTACCAGAAGGTCGAAGACCTCAAGGGCAAGAATATCGGCCTGGTAGATCCCAACTCGACCTCCGGCAACAACATGCCGCGTTTCAAGCTGAACCAGATGGGGATCGATCCGGAGACCTATTTCTCCAAGGTCGTCTTCACCGGCAGCCATGAGAACGCCGTGCTGGCGCTGGCGCAGGGCAC
Protein-coding sequences here:
- a CDS encoding aspartate dehydrogenase, with protein sequence MADGKTKMRVAVAGLGAIGTDVVKALDQGIEGLTLVAVSANSPDRHRGWIEGLKSAPKLVPIEQLAEVADIVVECAPSRLVRAIVAPVVARGKTAIVLSVGALLQNEDLVDLAKAHGGQIIVPTGALIGLDAVTAAAVGTIHSARLVTRKPVAGLVGAPHLVENNIRIDDITEPLRVFEGSARDAAKGFPANLNVAVALSLAGIGPDRTRVEIWADPTVTRNTHRIEVDSDSARFSMMIENIPSDNPKTGRITALSVIACLRKLRASLRIGT
- the pncA gene encoding bifunctional nicotinamidase/pyrazinamidase; the protein is MHIQPDDLLLIIDVQNDFCPGGALAVADGDAVVPVVNRLAGRFDHVVLTQDWHPAGHSSFATSHPGAAPFSSISMPYGPQTLWPNHCIQGTAGAAFHPDLVTDRAELVIRKGFRAAIDSYSAFFENDLTTPTGLAGYLRERGLKRVVMAGLATDFCVQYSALDARRLGFETAVVLPGCRAIDLGGSLAAATLAMREAGVALVEEIP
- the hemC gene encoding hydroxymethylbilane synthase; the encoded protein is MITRSGAFVSGQVLRIGTRKSAMALAQTDEVARLLRASADDLAVEIVKFETRGDQDQTSKLLRHGGKGGAFVAEIREAMRAGTLQAAMHSLKDVPGNEETPGLVLAAMLARDAANDSLVLRPGLTLDAFRASRGKGFMIGTNAVRRAAYLRRLFPEATVIHFRGAADTRIAKLDRGAKQRLPDGGEVGPADALVMARSGLERIGMTARIAHDFSVDEMLPAVGQGIVAVECVATDWATRARLAGIDNAPSRLAAEAEREVLWVLNGHCNSPIAGHATIAGREMTLRASVLDEAGAGFIEVTRRGPADRPRELGRAVGMELLAKGAAEIIARTRVDE
- a CDS encoding crotonase/enoyl-CoA hydratase family protein codes for the protein MLDHPTVKYRTEQAIAIVTIDRYDEARNAVNPETAQGLAQAFRTFDRDPSLSVAILTGAGGAFCAGFDLKRTAAGHRGHRVENGDGPMGPTRMKLSKPVIAAVEGPAVAGGLELAIWCDLRVAARDATFGVYCRRFGVPLMDLGTVRLPRLIGHSRAMDMILTGRGVSGEEAGRIGLANRVVAPGTALTEARSLAHDLCRLPQAALRSDRLSAIEQWELGWDQATLNEFRLGLATVASGETEAGARRFAAGKGRHGDFADIA
- a CDS encoding SRPBCC family protein is translated as MTIQLADEASIVDRILRHIDAKSTDLSDGVWQEPVAHYLSQDRFAAEIEHVFRRTLTPFCPSAALTEIGAYVARDAALTPVVAIRGADGVARAFRNACRHRGVQLVDGAGCRKALTCRYHGWTYGLDGRLRGIPDEYGFPGLDKSTHGLVPLTCIERDGLVFVSQDDPAATSDAGGMPTLFGDDWKLYATTTQEVEANWKIVAEGFLEGYHIRSTHQDTFYPLQYDNLNVIESFGRNSRISFPYRRIEKLRNVPPGERKTTGMLTHVYHLFPNVMLSTFPTNRLMTVLEPLAADRTRLVTYTLSNQIAAEDGRAAVAQGRDFVTAGAAEDREMACAAQRGLATRANAHFTFGLFEGAIRHFHQNLAAIIEARASAR
- a CDS encoding LysR substrate-binding domain-containing protein → MSRNNPGPGRRRPLRGRDDLAAASLRPAHLLALQAFDVAVRLGSFKEAADVLNVSASAISHRIRNLEVHLGVALFHRAHRVVRPTHAGEKLAAATGRAFALLAQAESAVEAAGQHRLRLKVLPQFASAWLIPRLSSFLTQHSGIDLAIETSNRNVDFDTETFDAGISFGPDKPEGVVANRLMEVRTVPVGAPALARRLKLRTAGDLGRAALIHVTTFPAAWPLWFRHAGEPVPFATRAISVDSFVAALQAAERGAGVALALEPFIAESERRGTIRRLLPVGHVTGSYWLVHPPGAQRNRALQTFKKWLLAELAKPD
- a CDS encoding DUF1045 domain-containing protein; this translates as MANTPRYAIYYAPSPDSALHRFGSALLGYDAVSGDDLPFPNGVAPDWREVTEDPRKYGFHATLKAPTSLADDRNESELLDACAAFAGRARRIPMIEPVVDAISGFIAVIPASRSDDLQQLAADCVTEFDIFRAPLTPDDRTRRKPERLTERQRDYLDRWGYPYVMEEFRFHMTLTGRLSDERRGPIVARLRERFAAIELARLAIDRVALFKQADPASRFRIIGSWPLRARAFSSEVDTGSREENASK
- a CDS encoding alpha-D-ribose 1-methylphosphonate 5-triphosphate diphosphatase yields the protein MTDIFIEGGRALVDGALIETSLRTSGRDIGALDAEQSRAALHINAGGLLVLPGIIDLHGDAFERQMMPRPGVDFPTDVALVDSDRQAIANGITTVFHGTTWSWEPGLRSAENARKLLDAIEALRPQLAADTRFHLRHETHNLEAEAEIIKWLTEGRIDLFAFNDHSNVKPKKRNQLAERTGLSLEAVNDMLDRIVARRPEVPASIARLAAAARAANIRMLSHDDNTPAMRQEFRALGATIAEFPVNEETARDAAAAGDFIVFGAPNVVRGGSHTGWTKASDMIAQGLCSVLASDYYYPAQLLAAFRLAADGILPLAKAWDLIASAPARAAGLADRGVLAAGRRADIIVVDDKVPLRPRIVAVIAAGRLVHLADPGCLVHSLAPRKTVAAA
- a CDS encoding chloramphenicol acetyltransferase; translation: MVGKTLSVVPTIDPTASVRESKLGKYTEVGARTILLEVSMDDYSYVVNDSQITYTSIGKFCSIAAMTRINPGNHPMHRATQAHFTYRASAYFPGESDDTDFFNWRRAHHVHIGHDVWIGHGAILLPGRNVGTGAVVAAGAIVTKDVPAYTIVAGNPARPVKRRFSETAADRLTALAWWDWDHETLRRVLPDFRTLAVEEFLDKYEAEAVSQSQNQ
- the phnC gene encoding phosphonate ABC transporter ATP-binding protein → MLVVEGLTCRFGTKAAVDNASFSIAPGSFVGVIGRSGAGKSTLLRMINRLADPTSGRILFEGTDVTALRGKALRQWRARSAMIFQQFNLVGRLDVLTNVLMGRLAQIPSWRSLAQVWPEQDRALALSALEQFDIAQLAAQRADQLSGGQQQRVAIARALVQEPDIILADEPIASLDPRNTKIVMDALLRINKHFGITVLCNLHSLDLARSYCDRLIGMAAGRVVFDGAPAALTDHIARELYDLEANDVMGAAPMPAPDGATAPALGTAAAA
- the phnD gene encoding phosphonate ABC transporter substrate-binding protein, coding for MITRRIILAGAAALAFAGSASAEDWKAKYPEITFAVIPAENGSGVTERYGPLTEYLSKELGIKVNLRVANDYAAVIEGQRAGNIQIGYYGPASFARARLTGVKTDAFVIDVNADGSKGYYSVFYVLAKSPYQKVEDLKGKNIGLVDPNSTSGNNMPRFKLNQMGIDPETYFSKVVFTGSHENAVLALAQGTVDVAANWWNADDDSNLTRMLAKNMVKSSDGTPLKKEDFRIIVKSDLIINSPYAYLESLPDDMKAKIKQAFLDMPKKDPEAFKKLSDGKNLPWQPVTNADYDKTIELIKFVDALRKKGS